The proteins below come from a single Ruegeria sp. SCSIO 43209 genomic window:
- a CDS encoding pyruvate dehydrogenase complex E1 component subunit beta, with protein MATEILMPALSPTMEEGTLAKWLVKEGDTVSSGDIMAEIETDKATMEFEAVDEGIVGKILISEGTEGVKVNTPIAILVEDGEDASALPVAAPAAAAEAEAAPAAVEAPAPAAAAPAAPVVDLSPDWPADAEVAQQTVREALRDAMAEEMRGDEDVYLMGEEVAEYQGAYKISQGLLDEFGAKRVIDTPITEHGFTGIAVGSAFGGLKPIVEFMTFNFAMQAIDQIINSAAKTLYMSGGQMGCPIVFRGPNGAAARVAAQHSQDYAAWYMQVPGLKVVMPYSAADAKGLLKSAIRDPNPVVFLENEILYGRSFDVPQVDDLTIPLGKARIWREGSDVTIVSFGIGMQYALEAADKLAEDGISAEVIDLRTIRPMDTGAIINSVMKTNRLVTVEEGWPQGSVGSYISSVVMQEAFDYLDAPVITLTGKDVPMPYAANLEKLALITTDEVIAAVKQVTYR; from the coding sequence ATGGCAACCGAAATTCTCATGCCCGCCCTTTCGCCCACGATGGAAGAGGGCACATTGGCCAAGTGGCTGGTCAAGGAAGGCGACACCGTATCCTCGGGCGACATCATGGCCGAGATCGAAACTGACAAGGCGACGATGGAGTTCGAAGCCGTCGATGAAGGCATCGTCGGTAAGATTCTGATCAGCGAGGGCACCGAAGGGGTCAAAGTAAACACCCCTATCGCGATCCTGGTCGAAGATGGTGAAGACGCCTCCGCCCTGCCCGTGGCTGCGCCCGCAGCCGCAGCGGAGGCCGAAGCCGCCCCTGCGGCGGTTGAGGCCCCCGCTCCTGCCGCAGCAGCCCCCGCTGCTCCGGTTGTGGATCTGTCGCCCGATTGGCCTGCCGACGCCGAGGTGGCGCAGCAAACCGTCCGCGAAGCCTTGCGCGACGCGATGGCCGAAGAAATGCGCGGCGACGAAGATGTCTATCTGATGGGCGAAGAAGTCGCTGAATATCAGGGCGCCTATAAAATCTCTCAAGGCCTGCTCGATGAATTCGGTGCCAAACGTGTCATCGACACCCCGATCACTGAACACGGCTTCACCGGCATCGCCGTCGGCTCGGCCTTTGGCGGGCTGAAACCGATTGTCGAGTTCATGACCTTCAACTTCGCCATGCAGGCGATTGACCAGATCATCAACTCTGCCGCCAAAACGCTTTATATGTCTGGCGGTCAGATGGGCTGTCCGATCGTATTCCGTGGCCCTAACGGTGCCGCTGCCCGCGTGGCCGCGCAACACTCGCAGGACTACGCCGCATGGTACATGCAGGTGCCAGGTCTAAAAGTGGTGATGCCCTATTCCGCAGCCGATGCCAAAGGTTTGCTGAAATCGGCCATCCGCGACCCGAACCCCGTGGTCTTCCTGGAAAACGAAATCCTCTACGGCCGGTCCTTCGACGTGCCGCAAGTGGATGACCTGACCATCCCGCTGGGCAAGGCCCGCATCTGGCGCGAAGGCTCTGACGTGACCATCGTCAGCTTCGGCATCGGCATGCAATATGCGCTGGAAGCCGCCGACAAGCTGGCCGAAGACGGCATCAGCGCCGAGGTGATCGACCTGCGCACTATCCGCCCGATGGACACCGGCGCGATCATCAACTCGGTGATGAAAACCAACCGTCTTGTGACCGTCGAAGAAGGCTGGCCGCAAGGTTCCGTTGGTAGCTACATCAGCTCGGTCGTCATGCAGGAAGCGTTCGATTATCTCGACGCCCCGGTCATCACCCTCACCGGCAAAGATGTTCCGATGCCATATGCGGCGAACCTCGAAAAGCTGGCGCTGATCACCACTGATGAGGTGATCGCTGCGGTGAAACAGGTGACCTACCGGTAA
- the pdhA gene encoding pyruvate dehydrogenase (acetyl-transferring) E1 component subunit alpha, with product MAARKTTKKPNVSADELTTYYREMLLIRRFEEKAGQLYGMGLIGGFCHLYIGQEAVVVGLEAAAKEGDKRITSYRDHGHMLACGMDPGGVMAELTGREGGLSKGKGGSMHMFSKEKNFYGGHGIVGAQVPLGAGLAFADKYKENGGVTFTYFGDGAANQGQVYETFNMAALWELPVVFVIENNQYAMGTAQARSTSSADIYHRGQAFGIPGEMVNGMDVLAVKAAGEKAVAHCRAGKGPYILEVKTYRYRGHSMSDPAKYRTREEVQKVREQSDPIEHVRELLLTGKHATEDDLKAIDKEIKEVVNQAAEFSKESPEPSLDELWTDIYA from the coding sequence ATGGCTGCGCGAAAAACCACAAAGAAACCAAATGTTTCTGCGGACGAACTGACCACATATTACCGCGAGATGCTGCTGATCCGCCGATTCGAGGAAAAGGCAGGTCAACTCTACGGCATGGGTCTGATCGGGGGTTTCTGCCACCTCTACATCGGTCAGGAAGCGGTTGTTGTCGGCCTTGAGGCCGCGGCCAAAGAAGGCGACAAGCGCATCACGTCCTATCGCGATCACGGCCACATGCTGGCCTGTGGAATGGACCCGGGCGGCGTAATGGCCGAATTGACCGGTCGCGAAGGCGGGCTGTCCAAAGGCAAAGGCGGCTCGATGCACATGTTCTCGAAAGAGAAGAATTTCTATGGCGGCCATGGCATCGTCGGCGCACAGGTTCCGCTGGGTGCGGGTTTGGCCTTTGCTGACAAGTATAAAGAGAACGGCGGCGTCACCTTCACCTATTTCGGTGACGGCGCGGCCAACCAGGGTCAGGTCTATGAGACCTTCAATATGGCTGCTCTTTGGGAACTGCCGGTGGTATTCGTGATCGAGAACAACCAGTATGCCATGGGTACCGCGCAAGCACGCTCGACCTCTTCGGCCGACATCTACCACCGCGGTCAAGCCTTCGGAATACCGGGTGAAATGGTGAACGGCATGGATGTGCTGGCCGTCAAAGCCGCAGGTGAAAAAGCGGTCGCCCACTGCCGTGCGGGCAAAGGTCCCTACATCCTCGAGGTGAAAACCTACCGCTATCGCGGCCACTCGATGTCTGACCCGGCCAAGTACCGTACACGCGAAGAGGTTCAGAAGGTCCGCGAACAAAGCGACCCGATCGAACATGTACGCGAGCTGCTGCTGACCGGCAAACACGCGACCGAGGATGACCTGAAGGCGATCGACAAAGAGATCAAAGAGGTCGTCAATCAGGCCGCCGAATTCTCGAAAGAAAGCCCCGAGCCGTCGCTGGACGAGCTCTGGACTGATATCTACGCCTGA
- a CDS encoding septum formation initiator family protein, with the protein MSRSNRPGLGAFIFFTIAFMLGVYFTFAAVQGDYGLFRRVEIAAERDVLSRDLAQLNAEIEQMENLTRRLSDTYLDLDLLDQQARSVLGMIRADEIVIR; encoded by the coding sequence GTGTCCCGTTCCAATCGGCCCGGTTTAGGGGCCTTCATTTTCTTCACGATCGCCTTCATGCTGGGGGTGTATTTCACCTTTGCCGCCGTTCAAGGGGATTACGGTCTGTTTCGCCGGGTCGAGATTGCCGCCGAGCGCGATGTTTTGTCTCGCGATCTGGCGCAGCTGAACGCCGAAATCGAGCAGATGGAGAACCTGACCCGCCGACTGTCAGACACCTATCTGGATCTCGATCTGCTGGATCAACAGGCCCGCTCAGTGCTCGGCATGATCCGCGCGGATGAGATCGTCATCCGCTGA
- the pgk gene encoding phosphoglycerate kinase, with the protein MGWKSLDDMDLGGKRVLVRVDINVPVADGVVTDDTRIQRIVPTVRDILAAGGKPILLAHFGRPGGRHVPELSLKQLVPALESAFGAPVRFADDCVGYEAETAASALTEGEVLLLENTRFHAEETKNSVPLAQGMAKLGDIYCNDAFSAAHRAHSSTEALARLLPACAGRLMQQELSALEAALGAPKRPVTAVVGGAKVSTKLDLLGNLIEKVDYLVIGGGMANTFLLAQGIDVGKSLAEHAMTDTAAEILGKAEAAGCTIVLPRDIVVAEVFEANAPHQVLPADQCPSDSMILDAGPESVAAVSEVLEKSQTLIWNGPLGAFELTPFDAATNVAALKAAALTRDGKLTSVAGGGDTVAALNASGAATDFSYISTAGGAFLEWMEGKTLPGVAALDP; encoded by the coding sequence ATGGGCTGGAAATCTCTGGACGATATGGATCTTGGCGGTAAGCGGGTTCTGGTGCGCGTGGATATCAACGTACCGGTCGCGGATGGCGTGGTGACCGACGACACCCGCATTCAACGGATCGTGCCAACCGTGCGCGATATCCTCGCCGCAGGCGGTAAACCTATCCTGCTGGCCCATTTCGGACGCCCCGGTGGTCGGCATGTACCCGAGCTGTCATTGAAGCAGCTTGTGCCAGCACTTGAATCCGCTTTTGGGGCTCCCGTGCGCTTTGCCGATGATTGCGTGGGCTATGAGGCTGAAACCGCCGCCTCCGCCCTGACGGAAGGTGAGGTTCTGCTGCTGGAAAACACCCGCTTCCATGCCGAGGAGACCAAGAACAGCGTCCCACTTGCCCAAGGCATGGCAAAGCTGGGCGACATCTATTGCAACGATGCCTTCTCGGCCGCGCACCGCGCCCACAGCTCGACCGAGGCGCTGGCCCGTCTGCTGCCCGCCTGTGCCGGGCGCTTGATGCAGCAGGAACTGAGCGCGCTTGAAGCCGCCTTGGGCGCACCCAAGCGGCCTGTCACAGCGGTTGTCGGGGGCGCCAAAGTGTCGACCAAGCTGGACCTGCTGGGCAACCTGATCGAGAAGGTTGACTATCTGGTCATCGGTGGCGGGATGGCGAATACATTCCTACTGGCCCAGGGGATCGATGTCGGCAAATCGCTGGCCGAGCACGCTATGACCGATACCGCCGCCGAAATCCTCGGCAAGGCCGAAGCCGCTGGCTGTACGATCGTCCTGCCGCGCGACATCGTCGTGGCCGAAGTGTTCGAGGCCAACGCGCCGCATCAGGTGCTGCCCGCTGATCAGTGCCCTTCTGACTCGATGATCCTAGACGCCGGTCCCGAAAGCGTCGCAGCCGTGTCCGAAGTGCTGGAAAAAAGCCAGACCCTGATTTGGAACGGCCCACTGGGGGCGTTTGAGCTGACCCCGTTCGATGCCGCAACCAATGTGGCGGCGCTGAAGGCCGCAGCACTAACCCGCGATGGCAAGCTGACCTCGGTCGCGGGCGGGGGCGACACGGTGGCCGCGCTGAACGCCTCGGGCGCGGCAACGGATTTCTCATATATCTCTACTGCTGGTGGTGCCTTCCTTGAATGGATGGAAGGCAAGACCTTGCCGGGTGTGGCCGCGCTGGACCCGTAA
- a CDS encoding peptidylprolyl isomerase, translating into MAEIKDPENTIIIELKDGNVVIELLPDVAPQHSARMKELARGGEYDNVAFHRVIDGFMAQTGDVQHGDMEDGFNIRMAGTGGSSLPNVPAEFSKLPHDRGTLGAARSANPDSANSQFFINFKDNHFLNGQYTVYGRVIDGMEHVDAIVRGEPPASPDRMISVKVAADA; encoded by the coding sequence ATGGCCGAGATCAAAGACCCCGAAAACACGATCATCATTGAGCTGAAAGACGGCAATGTCGTCATCGAATTGCTGCCCGACGTGGCCCCTCAGCACTCGGCCCGCATGAAAGAGCTGGCGCGTGGTGGTGAATATGACAACGTCGCCTTCCACCGTGTGATCGACGGGTTCATGGCGCAAACCGGCGATGTGCAGCATGGCGACATGGAAGACGGGTTCAACATTCGTATGGCGGGCACCGGTGGATCGTCGCTGCCGAACGTTCCGGCAGAGTTTTCGAAACTGCCCCATGATCGCGGCACGTTGGGTGCGGCACGCTCGGCCAACCCGGATTCGGCAAACTCGCAGTTCTTCATCAACTTCAAGGACAACCATTTCCTGAACGGCCAGTACACCGTGTATGGCCGCGTCATCGACGGGATGGAGCATGTAGACGCGATTGTGCGTGGTGAGCCGCCAGCGAGCCCCGACCGCATGATCAGCGTTAAGGTGGCTGCTGATGCATAA
- a CDS encoding peptidylprolyl isomerase: protein MHKLAAVFALLASPALATGLEIEIEGEGANGTVTVDLFEDIAPKHVEQITALAAAGQYDGVVFHRVIDGFMAQTGDVEFGRVGGDMRRAGTGGSDRPDLPAEFSDFNYDRGVVGMARAQDPDSANSQFFIMFEPGPFLNGQYTVVGQVTEGMDVVDAIKRGDGPNGAVIGQPDAMKKVTVTE, encoded by the coding sequence ATGCATAAGCTGGCTGCAGTTTTTGCCTTGCTGGCCAGCCCTGCGCTGGCAACCGGGCTTGAGATTGAGATCGAGGGCGAGGGCGCCAATGGCACCGTCACCGTTGATCTATTCGAGGATATTGCACCCAAGCATGTAGAGCAGATCACCGCTCTGGCCGCTGCGGGTCAGTACGATGGGGTTGTGTTCCACCGTGTGATCGATGGGTTCATGGCGCAGACCGGCGATGTTGAGTTTGGCCGTGTCGGTGGCGACATGCGTCGTGCGGGTACGGGTGGATCGGATCGCCCTGATCTGCCTGCTGAATTCTCGGATTTCAATTATGACCGGGGCGTCGTGGGTATGGCGCGGGCGCAGGACCCAGACAGCGCGAACTCGCAATTCTTCATTATGTTCGAGCCCGGCCCGTTCCTGAATGGTCAGTACACGGTTGTTGGTCAGGTGACAGAAGGGATGGACGTGGTCGATGCGATCAAGCGGGGCGATGGCCCTAATGGCGCAGTGATCGGACAACCGGATGCGATGAAAAAGGTCACGGTGACCGAATAA
- the aqpZ gene encoding aquaporin Z, which translates to MSSKLMAEFFGTFWLVLGGCGSAVLAAGVADVGIGWLGVSFAFGLTVLTMAYAVGHISGGHFNPAVSLGLMIGGRFDAKDLIPYWIAQVIGAIAAAAVLYLIVSGAPGFEGVGGFASNGYGEASPEGYSMMSALIIEIVMTAFFIVIILGATSSGAPAGFAPIAIGLGLTLIHLISIPVTNTSVNPARSTGVALFADGPALAQLWLFWVAPLIGGAIGALIWRAMSDDD; encoded by the coding sequence ATGTCATCAAAACTCATGGCCGAATTCTTCGGTACATTCTGGCTGGTACTCGGCGGCTGCGGCAGCGCGGTACTGGCTGCAGGTGTGGCCGATGTGGGTATCGGCTGGCTGGGCGTTTCGTTCGCTTTCGGCCTAACGGTGCTGACCATGGCCTACGCGGTCGGTCATATCTCGGGCGGGCATTTCAACCCGGCGGTCAGCCTTGGGCTGATGATCGGCGGGCGGTTCGATGCCAAGGATCTGATCCCCTACTGGATCGCGCAGGTGATCGGAGCGATCGCCGCAGCAGCGGTGCTGTACCTGATCGTCAGTGGCGCGCCCGGATTCGAAGGTGTCGGAGGATTTGCTTCGAACGGGTATGGCGAGGCGTCACCCGAAGGCTATTCGATGATGTCCGCATTGATCATCGAAATCGTCATGACCGCGTTCTTCATCGTGATCATTCTCGGCGCGACCTCCAGCGGCGCGCCTGCCGGGTTCGCCCCGATTGCGATTGGTTTGGGGTTAACGCTGATCCACCTGATCTCGATTCCGGTGACCAACACCTCCGTAAATCCCGCCCGGTCAACCGGCGTGGCGTTGTTTGCTGACGGACCGGCACTGGCGCAGCTCTGGCTGTTCTGGGTGGCACCTTTGATCGGCGGTGCGATTGGCGCACTGATCTGGCGGGCGATGTCGGACGACGATTGA
- a CDS encoding polymer-forming cytoskeletal protein, whose translation MFSKSKINEPGSKETEAAKPAAPATPATPAPAETKASTPPKPKPPASVLSSDLHITGNIKTSGDIQVEGTVEGDIRAHLLTIGETATIKGEVTADDVVVNGRIVGRVRGLKVRLTSTARVEGDIIHKTIAIESGAHFEGSVQRQDDPLNPGRSGKSGANPAAEVKQ comes from the coding sequence ATGTTTTCTAAGAGCAAAATCAACGAACCCGGATCGAAAGAGACTGAGGCAGCAAAACCAGCCGCTCCGGCCACTCCGGCAACACCTGCACCGGCTGAAACAAAGGCCAGCACCCCTCCCAAGCCCAAGCCACCCGCATCGGTGCTGTCCTCGGATTTGCACATCACCGGTAACATCAAGACCTCGGGCGATATCCAGGTCGAGGGCACCGTCGAAGGAGACATCCGCGCCCATCTGCTGACCATCGGCGAGACTGCCACCATCAAGGGCGAAGTCACTGCAGATGACGTAGTGGTCAACGGCCGTATCGTGGGCCGCGTCCGTGGCCTGAAGGTCCGCCTGACCTCGACCGCCCGCGTCGAAGGCGACATCATTCACAAGACCATCGCCATTGAAAGCGGCGCGCATTTCGAAGGTTCGGTGCAGCGTCAGGACGACCCGCTGAACCCGGGCCGCAGCGGCAAATCGGGTGCCAACCCGGCGGCGGAAGTGAAGCAGTAA
- a CDS encoding M23 family metallopeptidase has translation MRTRLAIKLHSLLERHFPERRVFLKSDNDTRFIRLSSETQIAAVAGVSVMVAWTAIATSVLLMDSIGSGNFREQAKRDQATYQERLNILSEERDARAAEALAAHDRFNAALEQISVMQSELLESENRRRELETGIEVIQTTLRATMKQREDARTKLAELQPSTDADAAYAMASANPEQMAFMTDALARTAAQRDQIAADAQGALDQRDELELEIRLMQERSDEIFRQLEEAMLISVEPLDKMFRSAGMPTDRILDEVRRGYSGMGGPLTPLSFSTRGEELSPDQIRANILLEQMDQLNLYRIAAEKAPFASPVRAAVRFTSGYGTRRDPKTGGRRMHNGADFAGPSGTDIFATADGVVTHAGWQSGFGRLVKIKHAFGIETLYAHNTKVRVKVGQRVSRGDHIADMGSTGRSTGTHLHYEVRVNGKPVNPMTYIKAARNVF, from the coding sequence GTGCGGACACGTCTGGCAATTAAACTACACTCACTGCTCGAGCGGCACTTTCCAGAGCGCCGTGTTTTTCTGAAATCTGACAACGACACGCGGTTCATCCGACTGAGTTCTGAAACTCAGATCGCTGCAGTCGCCGGTGTGTCGGTGATGGTCGCCTGGACCGCGATTGCCACGTCAGTTCTGTTGATGGACAGCATCGGATCGGGCAATTTCCGGGAACAGGCCAAGCGCGATCAGGCGACCTATCAAGAACGTCTGAACATCCTGTCGGAAGAGCGCGATGCGCGTGCGGCCGAAGCTCTGGCTGCACATGACAGGTTCAACGCGGCTTTGGAACAGATTTCGGTCATGCAGTCCGAATTGCTGGAATCCGAGAACCGCCGGCGCGAGTTGGAAACCGGCATCGAGGTGATCCAAACCACGCTGCGTGCCACTATGAAGCAACGCGAAGACGCGCGGACCAAACTGGCCGAACTGCAACCCAGCACTGATGCGGACGCGGCTTATGCGATGGCATCGGCAAACCCGGAACAGATGGCGTTCATGACCGATGCCCTGGCCCGGACCGCGGCGCAGCGCGACCAGATCGCTGCCGATGCGCAAGGCGCGTTGGACCAGCGTGACGAGCTCGAGCTTGAAATCCGCCTGATGCAGGAGCGCAGCGACGAGATTTTCCGCCAGTTGGAAGAGGCGATGCTGATCTCGGTCGAACCTCTCGACAAGATGTTCCGCAGCGCGGGCATGCCAACAGATCGTATCCTCGACGAAGTTCGGCGCGGATATAGCGGTATGGGCGGTCCGCTGACCCCTTTATCCTTCAGCACCCGCGGTGAGGAACTGAGCCCCGACCAGATCCGCGCCAATATCCTGCTGGAACAGATGGACCAGCTGAACCTCTATCGTATCGCTGCGGAAAAGGCCCCCTTCGCCAGCCCGGTGCGTGCAGCGGTTCGTTTCACCAGCGGCTACGGTACGCGGCGCGACCCAAAGACCGGCGGTCGCCGCATGCATAATGGCGCTGATTTCGCCGGCCCCTCGGGCACCGATATCTTCGCGACTGCTGATGGTGTTGTCACTCATGCAGGCTGGCAATCGGGTTTCGGACGGCTGGTAAAGATCAAGCACGCCTTTGGGATTGAGACACTTTACGCTCATAACACCAAGGTACGCGTAAAGGTTGGTCAAAGGGTCTCGCGCGGGGATCATATTGCTGATATGGGTAGCACCGGACGGTCGACCGGCACACACCTGCACTACGAGGTCCGTGTGAACGGAAAACCTGTTAACCCAATGACTTACATCAAGGCTGCGAGAAATGTTTTCTAA
- a CDS encoding ferritin-like domain-containing protein, protein MATEVLTTSVGREKTALSKRYAAAWFAARQGDAPKIEVGTAKPPLYPARPEKPELLSPRDVPRRRAGSEAGRIALLHAVAHIELNAVDLHWDIIARFGHVPMPIGFYDDWVKCAEEESRHFEMVCDCLEQIGSHYGALPAHAGMWRAAEDTAQDLMGRLAVVPMVLEARGLDVTPGMIDIFRKAKSDDAVAALEVIYAEEVGHVAYGSKWFHFLCGRENADPKDVFHALVRRYFHGALKPPFNEEKRAEAGLPPDFYWPLTEDLPPPGVVSD, encoded by the coding sequence ATGGCGACCGAGGTTTTGACCACATCAGTCGGTCGCGAGAAAACCGCCCTGTCCAAACGATACGCCGCTGCCTGGTTCGCAGCCCGGCAAGGCGACGCGCCCAAGATCGAAGTGGGCACCGCAAAGCCACCGCTATACCCTGCGCGACCTGAAAAGCCCGAACTGTTGTCGCCTCGTGATGTACCGCGCCGAAGGGCGGGGTCCGAGGCCGGCCGCATCGCACTGTTGCACGCTGTCGCTCATATAGAGTTGAACGCCGTGGATCTGCATTGGGATATCATCGCCCGGTTTGGCCATGTGCCCATGCCCATCGGCTTCTATGACGATTGGGTGAAATGCGCCGAAGAAGAATCGCGCCATTTTGAGATGGTCTGCGACTGCCTCGAACAGATAGGCAGCCACTATGGCGCCCTGCCCGCCCATGCAGGCATGTGGCGCGCCGCCGAGGACACCGCACAGGATCTTATGGGTCGTCTTGCCGTCGTCCCAATGGTGCTTGAGGCACGTGGGCTGGACGTGACCCCCGGAATGATCGACATTTTCCGCAAGGCCAAGTCTGACGACGCAGTCGCTGCACTGGAAGTGATTTATGCCGAGGAAGTTGGTCACGTCGCCTATGGCTCGAAATGGTTCCACTTCTTGTGCGGGCGCGAGAATGCCGACCCCAAGGATGTATTCCACGCCCTCGTCCGCCGCTATTTCCACGGCGCGCTGAAACCACCATTTAACGAAGAGAAACGGGCCGAGGCCGGACTGCCGCCAGATTTCTATTGGCCCCTGACCGAAGACCTGCCACCACCCGGAGTTGTGTCGGACTGA
- a CDS encoding peroxiredoxin → MPEVSDIAPDFTLPRDGGGEVTLSEQRGRAVVLFFYPRDDTPGCTKESIGFSEQLQAFADAGANVFGISRDTVAKHDKFVAKHGLTTPLLSDEGQSVCEDYGVWIEKNMYGRKSMGIERSTFLIDADGKIARVWRKVKVPGHVDEVLEAARAL, encoded by the coding sequence ATGCCCGAAGTCTCAGACATCGCACCCGACTTTACACTGCCTCGCGACGGCGGCGGCGAGGTGACCCTGTCGGAACAGCGTGGCCGCGCGGTCGTTCTGTTTTTCTATCCCCGCGATGATACGCCGGGCTGCACCAAGGAATCCATCGGTTTCTCGGAACAACTACAAGCCTTTGCGGATGCGGGTGCTAACGTTTTCGGCATTTCGCGCGATACCGTGGCAAAGCATGACAAATTTGTCGCCAAGCACGGCCTTACGACGCCGCTTTTGTCCGATGAGGGTCAGAGCGTGTGCGAAGATTATGGCGTCTGGATCGAAAAGAACATGTACGGACGCAAATCCATGGGGATCGAACGCTCGACCTTTCTGATTGATGCGGATGGAAAAATCGCCCGCGTCTGGCGCAAGGTGAAAGTGCCGGGTCATGTGGACGAAGTGTTGGAGGCCGCACGCGCGCTCTAG